A portion of the Ficedula albicollis isolate OC2 chromosome 4, FicAlb1.5, whole genome shotgun sequence genome contains these proteins:
- the LOC101807822 gene encoding interleukin-8-like, with amino-acid sequence MTGKAVAAVLILLLVSALGIQGEAVPRSAIELRCQCISTHSKIIHPKLILNVNLTPSGPHCKNVEVIATLRNGREVCLEPTAPWVKLIIKAILDKANTKPKTAS; translated from the exons ATGACTGGcaaggctgtggctgctgtcctGATCCTGCTCCTGGTCTCAGCACTTGGAATCCAAG gtgaGGCAGTGCCACGCTCGGCCATCGAGCTCCGGTGCCAGTGCATAAGCACCCATTCCAAGATCATCCATCCCAAGCTCATCCTAAACGTGAACCTCACCCCCAGCGGACCTCACTGCAAGAATGTTGAAGTCAT AGCTACCCTGAGAAATGGCAGAGAAGTGTGCCTGGAGCCCACTGCTCCCTGGGTGAAGCTGATCATCAAGGCAATTCTGGACAA GGCCAACACCAAACCTAAGACAGCGTCctaa
- the LOC101808020 gene encoding interleukin-8-like: MDGKSLAVTLVLYLVSMAGLEGEALEKTDERGSQCQCISTHSKFIPPKTIQDVRISQRRPHCKNVEIIATLKDGREVCVEPTAAWVRLTVKALLARARDNVESPVKEKSRKNKPWISASI; this comes from the exons ATGGATGGCAAATCTCTTGCTGTCACTTTGGTTCTCTACTTGGTCTCAATGGCAGGGTTGGAAG GTGAGGCCCTGGAGAAGACGGATGAAAGAGGCTCCCAATGCCAGTGCATAAGCACTCATTCCAAGTTCATCCCTCCCAAGACTATTCAGGATGTGAGAATAAGCCAAAGAAGACCTCACTGCAAAAACGTGGAAATCAT AGCTACGCTGAAAGATGGCAGGGAAGTGTGTGTGGAGCCCACGGCAGCCTGGGTCCGGCTCACTGTAAAGGCTCTGCTGGCCAG GGCCAGGGACAATGTTGAGTCACCAGTCAAAGAAAAGTCAAGGAAGAATAAACCTTGGATTTCTGCAAGCATatga